The Podospora bellae-mahoneyi strain CBS 112042 chromosome 7, whole genome shotgun sequence genomic sequence gaggttaattGCTTCTGTTGTTGTGGCGAGCTTGTAACCTGATCCAGGCACAAGTGACGTCGATCGCCAAGACCTTATATTCTGGAACCGAACTTTCTCAGTGATACCCCGGGGCTTATGCTGTGCGTCATTACTGCCATCTGCACCACCGTTGTGTTTCGGGGACTGGGTTCCTATACCTGGACCCGACATCAATGCAGGCGAGCTTACAGCCGGACGATTTAGTTGGATACTGGTGGGTACCATTCCTCCTTCTATCCTTTCCACCATGTGCTTGCGGACGGCACATCCAGATTCCCGGATGATGTCGTGATTCTATTGCAGAAAAGGGGTTCTCTTGTGGCACAGGCTGCCTCTCGATTATCTCGGCGTTTGTAAACATCACTTATCGAGCAGTTTTGCAAGCTTCTCTCGCCACTCCAAGCCACTTGAACGAGTTACAGTGGCTTGAGAACCACACAGCCAGTGAGGTGTTTACCCAAGCTATAAGATGCCATTTATACACCCTTGTAATCAAGATCATCGGTCATAGCAACTGAGATCCTTGCATGTGCCGTGGCTTGTTTCCCCCCCTTGTCCCTAGGCTCCTGTTGCATTGTCCTTTCTTGTGACGCCATAACATGTCTTGGATGTTTACAACTGGCCCAGGGCGGGTTTCGGCACCAAGCAGGTATAGGATGGAGATGACGGTGATTCTACCACCACAACATGGGCTTGGAAAAAGTTAGCGATGACCAGCTATTGATGCGGGAGTGCAAAGGGGAACGGGAATGCGACACTGCCATCTATATAAAGATGctgcttctccctccctctaGATCAAACTTCTTCTTTCCTCCACACACTCAAGCAAACAAGCAAACAAGCAAACAAGCTCTGCTACAACCTTCCTGcacttcaacaacacatcTCAACTCAAAtcaaaccgccaaaatgaagTTCACTTTCGCCATCGCCGCTGCCATCTTCACTGGCCTCGTCTCTGCCCTCCCTGCCAAGGAGGTCGAGTCTCGCCAAGTGCCCTACATCCCCTGCAGCGGCATCTACGGCTCGGCCCAGTGCTGTGCTACCGACGTTCTCGGTCTTGTGAACCTCGACTGCGGCCAGCGTACGTTCCCCACATTTGTCCCAACTCTCCCGACCTTGAGCTAACATTTCTGAACTTGGCAGCCCCCGAGACTCCCACCGACGCTGATACCTTCAGCGCTATCTGCTCGGCCATCGGCCAACGTGCCCGCTGCTGCGCTCTCCCTGTCGTAAGTCACCGTTGCCCCGGGATCTTACAAAAGACATTATGCTAACTGACACTTCCACTAGCTCGACCAGGGTGTCCTCTGCAACACCCCTGCTGGCGTCCAGCCTTAAGCACCTTTTTTGTTGTATAAGGAGGGGGCTATCGGTCTTGACTGAATTGTCGTTTGCGCAGCGATTTGTTTGGGTTATATTTGGACTTTCCTTTTCGGCTTTTTTTTGACTCTGTTGGGGGTGTGAGGAGGTAATCTTGCTGTATATATAGCTGTATACTATTAACGATCCTTTGACTTACGTTGTACAGTTCAGACGTGATTACATGCTTTGTAAACTTTACAAATGGTTGTATAAAAGTGATCTTGCTGTATAAGCCCAAGCCAGACTGTGATAGGTTGACTGGCTTGGGAAAGCCTTTTGCTGTGCCAGTGAGGCTGTGTAGACCAGAACGGCATGGTTTCACTTGGCTTCAGCATCAGCCCCCTCAAACTATTCAACCTCGTTTGGTCGGACTGCgccccatcatcaagggCAGCATTTAAAAACTGAAGGGAATTTGTTGCACCATAAGGTTTTTACCACCACACCTTTCACGACCAAGCCATTACCATGCTTTTGAGATCACGCAGAATTATC encodes the following:
- a CDS encoding hypothetical protein (EggNog:ENOG503P722; COG:S) produces the protein MGLEKVSDDQLLMRECKGERECDTAIYIKMLLLPPSRSNFFFPPHTQANKQTSKQALLQPSCTSTTHLNSNQTAKMKFTFAIAAAIFTGLVSALPAKEVESRQVPYIPCSGIYGSAQCCATDVLGLVNLDCGQPPETPTDADTFSAICSAIGQRARCCALPVLDQGVLCNTPAGVQP